In the genome of Bacillota bacterium, one region contains:
- the serA gene encoding phosphoglycerate dehydrogenase — MARILVSDPIAEAGVEVLRQAGEVDVRTGLPKEELIRCIGDYDALVVRSETKVTAEVIAAATRLRIIGRAGVGVDNIDVAAATQRGIIVVNSPEGNTIAAAELTVAMMLALARNIPQADRSLRAGEWKRSKFVGTEVYRKTLGIIGLGKIGREVARRAKGLGMNVIAYDPFTPSEVAERIGATLTDLDTLLAQSDFVSIHAPLNEQTRNLINAERIARMKDGAFLINCARGGIVDEQALADAIRSGKLAGAAVDVFSKEPPPSDNPLLSLEQCVLTPHLGASTTEAQVNVAIDVAEQIVSVLRGGPARSAVNLPPIDPEVLQRIAPYLMLAEKMGKLHTQLARAPIVQVQVTYSPDFAELPTDILTRAVVTGILQPVLSEPVNPVNALLIAQSRGIHVTQSLQQQPEAHELYPSLITVTAQTSGGDKHEIAGTVFGKSDARIVTVDGYRVDVIPQGIMLFTSHTDKPGVIGRVGTLLGSRKVNIAGMHLGRERVGGKALMVLMVDDPIDASLLAEIRALDGMETAQVVEL, encoded by the coding sequence CGAAGGAGGAACTCATCCGCTGTATCGGCGATTACGATGCGCTGGTGGTGCGCAGCGAGACGAAGGTAACCGCCGAGGTGATTGCCGCGGCGACGCGCCTGCGCATCATCGGCAGGGCAGGTGTGGGAGTAGACAACATCGATGTGGCGGCTGCCACCCAACGCGGCATTATCGTGGTGAACTCGCCGGAGGGCAACACCATTGCTGCGGCGGAGCTGACGGTGGCAATGATGCTCGCGCTGGCGCGCAATATCCCGCAGGCAGACCGCAGCCTGCGAGCAGGCGAGTGGAAGCGCAGCAAGTTCGTCGGCACCGAGGTCTACCGCAAAACGCTGGGTATCATCGGACTGGGCAAGATTGGGCGTGAGGTGGCGCGACGGGCGAAGGGACTGGGCATGAACGTCATCGCCTACGACCCCTTTACGCCGTCGGAAGTGGCGGAACGAATCGGTGCCACCCTGACCGACCTGGACACCCTTCTGGCACAGAGTGACTTCGTGTCCATCCACGCTCCCCTGAACGAGCAGACGCGCAATCTCATCAACGCCGAGCGCATCGCGCGGATGAAGGATGGCGCGTTTCTCATCAACTGTGCGCGGGGCGGCATCGTGGACGAACAGGCACTGGCAGACGCCATCCGTTCAGGGAAGCTGGCAGGCGCAGCGGTGGACGTGTTCAGCAAGGAACCCCCTCCCTCTGATAACCCGTTGCTGTCGCTGGAGCAGTGCGTGCTGACCCCCCACCTGGGAGCGTCTACAACGGAGGCGCAGGTGAACGTGGCTATCGACGTGGCGGAACAGATTGTGTCCGTGCTGAGAGGTGGTCCCGCTCGAAGCGCAGTGAACCTGCCACCCATTGACCCCGAGGTGCTGCAGCGCATCGCGCCTTACCTGATGCTGGCGGAGAAGATGGGCAAGCTGCACACACAGCTGGCGCGCGCGCCCATCGTGCAGGTGCAGGTCACCTACAGCCCCGACTTCGCCGAGCTGCCCACCGACATTCTCACCCGCGCGGTGGTTACAGGCATCCTGCAGCCAGTGCTGAGCGAACCCGTCAACCCCGTCAACGCCCTGCTCATCGCGCAGAGCCGCGGCATCCACGTCACCCAGAGCCTGCAGCAGCAGCCAGAGGCGCATGAGCTATACCCGTCGCTGATTACGGTAACGGCGCAGACATCGGGTGGTGACAAGCATGAGATAGCAGGCACGGTGTTCGGCAAAAGCGATGCCCGCATCGTGACAGTGGACGGCTACCGCGTGGATGTCATCCCGCAGGGCATCATGCTGTTCACCAGCCACACCGACAAGCCGGGCGTCATTGGGCGTGTCGGTACCCTATTGGGCAGCCGAAAAGTGAACATCGCGGGGATGCACCTGGGACGCGAGAGGGTAGGGGGTAAGGCGCTGATGGTGCTGATGGTGGACGACCCCATTGACGCCTCCCTGCTGGCGGAAATCCGCGCCTTAGATGGAATGGAGACCGCGCAGGTCGTGGAGCTGTAA
- a CDS encoding glycosyltransferase family 39 protein, whose amino-acid sequence MSRNRRAKAKAGSEDFRGTPSALLWAVVAVFLVLSLLFNFRTPVGRNGYFHTPDEGAHIAYVRYVAEQGRLPRFEGYSGVGYEAHQPPLYYTLAAQVWRMGRILPVPPARVVRMLSMLFGVLLVLVVYRIGRLLMPEVPAVALTAAGMTALLPMNVAICSAVNNDSLTNLLFALALMEFALLYTQAKPSRWIAWRMGVWAGLAGLTKVTALLLLPTMVVGWLLVPRTHHTRRWLGLLVSVGLALAMMFPWFVRNMQLYDDPLLLKAFERTFAVTARAEQFLQGGASMTEYLQVVADWTYRSFWFAYGTPQTAAKGLPNFLPDRVYLVLGIWHLLTLLGFALALWRERETFAEGAFRWWAVAGVLLLLVLGAFVRFILTYFQTQGRYLYPALVPIALAFVIGWRSLFPAHMRHTVDGLLLLLLFAISVLAVSVI is encoded by the coding sequence GTGTCCCGAAATCGGCGTGCAAAAGCGAAGGCAGGCAGCGAGGATTTTCGCGGCACTCCATCCGCCCTGTTATGGGCAGTGGTGGCGGTGTTTCTCGTGCTGAGCCTGCTGTTTAACTTCCGCACGCCTGTCGGACGCAACGGCTATTTCCACACCCCCGATGAAGGCGCGCACATCGCCTACGTGCGCTATGTGGCGGAGCAGGGCAGACTACCGCGCTTTGAAGGCTACTCCGGGGTGGGCTACGAGGCGCATCAGCCACCGCTGTACTACACACTCGCGGCGCAAGTGTGGCGAATGGGGCGGATTTTGCCTGTCCCCCCAGCCCGCGTCGTGCGGATGCTGTCCATGCTGTTTGGTGTGCTGCTGGTGCTGGTGGTCTACCGCATCGGCAGGTTACTGATGCCGGAAGTGCCTGCGGTGGCGCTCACTGCGGCGGGGATGACCGCCCTGCTGCCCATGAACGTGGCTATCTGCTCGGCGGTCAACAACGATTCGCTGACCAATCTGCTGTTCGCGCTGGCGCTGATGGAGTTTGCGCTGCTGTACACGCAGGCGAAGCCGTCGCGCTGGATTGCATGGCGCATGGGGGTCTGGGCTGGGTTGGCGGGGTTAACGAAGGTCACCGCGCTGCTGCTGCTACCGACGATGGTGGTCGGGTGGCTGCTGGTTCCCCGCACGCACCACACCCGCCGCTGGCTGGGGCTGCTGGTGAGCGTGGGGCTTGCGCTGGCGATGATGTTCCCCTGGTTCGTGCGCAACATGCAGCTGTATGATGACCCCCTGCTGCTGAAAGCCTTCGAGCGCACCTTCGCTGTGACCGCCCGCGCCGAGCAGTTCCTGCAGGGGGGCGCGAGTATGACGGAATACCTGCAGGTGGTGGCGGACTGGACGTATCGATCGTTCTGGTTTGCCTACGGCACGCCGCAAACCGCCGCCAAAGGGTTGCCCAACTTCCTGCCAGACAGGGTGTACCTGGTGCTGGGCATCTGGCACCTGCTGACCCTGCTGGGGTTTGCGCTGGCATTGTGGCGCGAGCGGGAGACGTTTGCCGAAGGGGCGTTTCGCTGGTGGGCGGTGGCAGGCGTGCTGTTGCTGCTGGTGCTGGGGGCGTTCGTGCGCTTCATCCTGACCTACTTCCAGACGCAGGGGCGGTATCTCTATCCCGCGCTGGTGCCCATTGCGCTGGCGTTCGTCATCGGGTGGCGCAGTCTGTTTCCCGCCCATATGCGCCATACGGTGGACGGTCTGCTGTTACTGCTGTTGTTCGCCATCAGTGTGCTGGCGGTATCAGTGATTTGA
- a CDS encoding nucleotidyltransferase substrate binding protein, translating to MDMVRSRTLTSHTYNEDTAHQIARLVTEQYFPLFVQLHETLQALKESS from the coding sequence ATGGACATGGTTCGCAGTCGCACGCTGACCAGCCACACCTACAACGAGGACACAGCGCATCAGATAGCCAGACTGGTGACCGAGCAGTACTTTCCTCTATTTGTCCAGCTCCACGAGACATTGCAGGCTTTGAAGGAAAGCTCGTGA
- a CDS encoding nucleotidyltransferase domain-containing protein, with amino-acid sequence MGERFGLKEATIHKICEVFARYPQVHRAILYGSRAKGNYREGSDIDLVLIGNDDLNDRLLARIDMEIDDLLLPYMVDLSILSHITDPDVIDHIRRVGVVFYSRDDDRQ; translated from the coding sequence ATGGGTGAGCGTTTCGGTTTGAAAGAGGCTACCATACACAAAATCTGCGAGGTGTTTGCCAGGTACCCGCAGGTGCATCGGGCGATATTGTACGGTTCCCGCGCCAAAGGGAACTATAGAGAAGGGTCGGATATTGACCTGGTGCTGATTGGCAACGATGACCTGAACGACAGGTTGCTCGCCCGCATCGATATGGAAATAGATGACCTGCTGTTGCCCTATATGGTGGACCTTTCTATCCTCAGCCATATTACCGACCCCGATGTGATTGACCATATCCGGCGCGTTGGGGTGGTGTTTTATAGTCGGGACGACGACCGCCAATAA
- a CDS encoding beta-galactosidase trimerization domain-containing protein encodes MHVLRFRQVHLDFHTSEHIPGVGSEFNADEFVDTLKRAHVNSVTLFSRCHHGWIYHETRFLNKHPHLTCDLLALQIEACHRHDIRCPIYITVGWDEYMARQHPEWLEVDANGKRSGPPPLQPGWHKLCFASPYIDYVIEQTDEVLQRFGDEVDGIFFDIIFQVDVFSVWALQEFERQGWDPADPKAQQAMRDLLVNRTKERLASAVRVRNKRCTIFFNAGHINPAIRPSLHTYTHLELESLPSGGWGYAHFPITMRYARTLGLDCLGMTGKFAVSWGHFNSYKPRAALEYECFQMLALGAKCSIGDQLHPSGKLDPATYDLIGPVYAQVEQREEWCVDAQPVVEVGVFNVEALQPQHVRIPPANLGAYRILQEGRHQFDFIDGDSDWSRYRVVILPDEVVVDDALAQKVQAYVQTGGALLYTGRSGLREDGSGFALPDMPAIHEGELPFSPDFVRPLGALAQDIPDTLYVMYLRGQRVSPAEGAEVLAEVWEPYFNRTYQHFCSHAHTPPARRTDLPAALRKGGIVYVAHPVFSTFAQYGMTFYKQMVLNALRLLLPDPLVMTDAPSTLQVTWNRQPAHRRSVVHLLHYIPERRTLAADYLEDVLPLYNVSLRLRSASPKRVYLAPQREQIPFQMDGDYLCLTVPEVRGHQMVVLEEG; translated from the coding sequence GTGCATGTACTTCGCTTTCGACAGGTTCATTTAGACTTCCATACTTCCGAACACATTCCGGGCGTCGGCTCGGAGTTTAACGCGGACGAGTTTGTCGACACGCTGAAGCGGGCGCACGTTAATTCGGTCACGCTGTTCAGCCGCTGCCATCACGGCTGGATTTATCACGAGACGCGCTTCCTGAACAAGCATCCCCATCTGACCTGCGACCTGCTTGCCCTTCAGATAGAGGCTTGCCATCGGCACGACATCCGCTGTCCCATCTACATCACCGTCGGCTGGGACGAATACATGGCACGGCAGCACCCAGAATGGCTCGAAGTGGACGCCAATGGCAAGCGTTCAGGACCGCCACCCCTGCAGCCCGGCTGGCACAAGCTGTGCTTCGCGTCGCCCTATATCGATTACGTCATCGAGCAGACCGATGAGGTGCTTCAACGCTTTGGGGACGAGGTGGACGGCATCTTCTTCGACATCATCTTTCAGGTGGACGTGTTCAGCGTGTGGGCGCTGCAGGAGTTCGAGCGACAGGGGTGGGATCCCGCAGACCCGAAGGCGCAACAGGCAATGCGCGACCTGCTGGTGAACCGCACCAAAGAGCGACTGGCGTCGGCGGTGCGCGTCCGCAACAAGCGGTGTACCATCTTCTTCAACGCAGGGCATATCAACCCCGCTATCCGCCCCAGCCTCCATACCTACACCCATCTGGAGCTGGAGTCGCTGCCATCTGGCGGCTGGGGCTACGCGCACTTCCCCATCACCATGCGCTACGCCCGCACGCTGGGGCTGGACTGCTTAGGCATGACCGGCAAGTTTGCGGTAAGCTGGGGGCACTTCAACAGCTACAAGCCCCGCGCCGCGCTGGAGTACGAATGCTTCCAGATGCTGGCGCTGGGGGCGAAATGTAGCATCGGCGACCAGCTGCACCCATCGGGCAAGTTAGACCCCGCTACCTACGACCTGATTGGACCGGTGTATGCGCAGGTGGAGCAGCGGGAGGAGTGGTGCGTGGACGCCCAGCCCGTCGTGGAAGTCGGTGTGTTCAATGTGGAGGCGTTGCAGCCCCAACATGTGCGCATCCCACCCGCGAATCTCGGCGCATACCGAATCCTGCAGGAGGGCAGGCACCAGTTTGACTTCATCGACGGCGACAGCGACTGGAGCCGCTACCGCGTGGTGATTCTGCCCGACGAGGTGGTGGTGGACGACGCGCTGGCGCAAAAGGTGCAGGCGTATGTGCAGACGGGGGGTGCCCTGCTGTATACGGGGCGGTCGGGCTTGAGGGAAGATGGTTCTGGCTTCGCCCTGCCTGACATGCCCGCCATCCACGAGGGCGAGCTGCCCTTCTCGCCCGATTTCGTGCGTCCACTGGGCGCGCTGGCGCAGGATATCCCCGATACGCTATACGTGATGTATCTGCGCGGGCAGAGGGTGTCGCCTGCAGAGGGGGCGGAGGTGCTGGCGGAGGTGTGGGAGCCGTATTTCAACCGCACCTATCAGCACTTCTGCAGCCACGCACACACGCCACCCGCGCGTCGCACCGACCTGCCCGCCGCGCTCAGGAAGGGCGGCATCGTGTATGTGGCGCATCCCGTGTTCAGCACCTTCGCGCAGTACGGGATGACCTTCTATAAACAGATGGTTTTGAACGCCCTGCGCTTGCTGCTGCCCGACCCGCTGGTGATGACCGACGCGCCCAGCACCCTGCAGGTCACGTGGAACCGTCAGCCAGCGCATCGGCGTTCGGTGGTGCATTTGCTGCATTACATCCCAGAGCGGCGCACGCTGGCGGCAGACTATCTGGAGGACGTCCTTCCGCTGTACAACGTGTCTTTGCGCCTGCGCAGTGCTTCGCCCAAGCGGGTGTATCTGGCGCCGCAGCGCGAGCAGATACCCTTCCAGATGGATGGGGACTATTTGTGCCTGACCGTGCCCGAAGTACGTGGACATCAGATGGTGGTGCTGGAAGAGGGGTAG
- a CDS encoding TolC family protein, which translates to MLKRGVWCCVLLLAASAWAQEISQLPQPLTLKDAIRIALQKHPSVAIAKNQLEQAKARRVQAEARYFPTLSPSVSYVNQQTRTALPGFGTRIGKIDETRSDIALRQTVFDSGQREISAAQARRSVEASEQAYREAVQQKVLSVTTAYYELLRRIALLRVAEASVQRAQQTVDVVRAQVEVGVAAQKDVLQAEAELANAQVSLIQARNQVRLAEANLRNELGIGQEVPVQVAEVGEQEAAQLPPLGSLEDYLQQAFAQRPDYQRQRVSSEIQRLSLRLAQIQAGLQIQSDFTYGRRIEPDPGDTRSFSVVATYPLFDGGAARAAVRESQASYDSAMQQLEQTKLIVRLDVEQAYLSRAEALERLNAARKALEAARVNYEAALESRKEGVSSLIEVINAQVALVNAETNYVQAIYDLLAADARLQRAIGKDYAFSEGGAQG; encoded by the coding sequence ATGCTCAAACGAGGAGTGTGGTGTTGCGTTTTGTTGCTGGCGGCATCGGCGTGGGCGCAGGAGATTAGCCAGTTGCCCCAGCCGCTAACTCTGAAAGATGCGATAAGAATAGCTCTGCAGAAACATCCGTCCGTTGCTATTGCGAAGAACCAGTTAGAGCAGGCAAAAGCAAGGCGAGTTCAGGCGGAGGCACGTTATTTTCCCACCCTGAGCCCGTCGGTCAGCTATGTGAATCAGCAGACGCGAACCGCGCTGCCCGGCTTTGGCACGCGCATCGGCAAGATCGACGAAACGCGCTCCGACATCGCCCTGCGGCAGACGGTGTTCGATTCGGGACAGCGGGAAATCTCTGCCGCTCAGGCGCGTCGTTCGGTGGAGGCATCAGAGCAAGCGTATCGGGAGGCGGTGCAGCAAAAGGTACTCAGTGTCACCACTGCATACTACGAGTTGCTGCGCCGCATCGCGTTACTGCGGGTGGCAGAGGCAAGCGTACAGCGGGCCCAGCAGACAGTGGACGTGGTGCGGGCGCAGGTGGAGGTCGGCGTGGCGGCGCAGAAGGACGTGCTGCAGGCGGAAGCCGAGCTGGCAAATGCGCAGGTATCACTCATACAAGCACGCAATCAGGTACGATTAGCGGAGGCGAACCTGCGCAATGAGCTGGGCATCGGTCAGGAGGTGCCTGTGCAAGTGGCGGAAGTGGGCGAGCAGGAGGCAGCGCAGTTGCCGCCATTAGGCTCGTTGGAGGATTACCTGCAGCAGGCGTTCGCGCAGCGCCCAGACTACCAGCGTCAGCGCGTTAGCAGTGAAATCCAGCGGTTGAGCCTGCGTCTGGCACAGATTCAGGCGGGACTTCAGATACAGAGCGATTTCACCTACGGACGGCGTATCGAGCCCGATCCGGGCGACACGCGCAGCTTCAGTGTCGTCGCGACCTATCCGCTGTTTGACGGGGGCGCGGCGCGCGCGGCGGTGCGGGAGTCACAGGCAAGCTATGATAGCGCGATGCAGCAGCTGGAGCAGACAAAGCTGATTGTGCGTCTGGACGTCGAACAGGCTTACCTGTCGCGAGCGGAGGCGCTGGAACGATTGAACGCCGCACGCAAGGCGCTGGAGGCGGCACGGGTCAACTACGAAGCCGCGCTGGAGAGCCGCAAAGAGGGCGTCAGCAGCCTGATTGAAGTGATTAACGCGCAGGTGGCACTGGTAAATGCCGAGACCAACTACGTGCAAGCCATCTATGACCTGCTGGCAGCGGACGCGCGGCTGCAGCGGGCTATCGGTAAAGACTATGCGTTCTCGGAGGGAGGGGCACAGGGATGA
- a CDS encoding efflux RND transporter periplasmic adaptor subunit: MKRAIIIAVILIIIVAGGSIAWSRLRNNNQPKPEYRTAKVERGTVTKSVTAEGTLQPLTVVDVKSKAGGMVTQLAVDVGSEVKAGQLIARIDPTDTMTVFEQAQADLQAAEARELQSRLNLQLQSVQSEVAVLQARANLEAAKARLEQARRQLAMQPKLSQAAIQQAEASYETAQENLRQLKEVTIPQTRTEVQAQYDQAKANYENAEKNLARQEELLRKGFVSQQAVDTARTQRDVAKAQFDTAQKRLSMLERDLQTTLRNAERRLEEARAALESARTNAEQVALREADVMQAEAAVRQAEAALKQAEANALQNRIREADIRSAQAQKVRSKASLQNAQEQLRSTTIVAPRDGIVIKKFVEEGTIVPPGTNVFSQGTSIVQIADVSRMFVDVQVDETDIAFIQTGQKVDVTLDAYPSEIFEGTVTRIDPQAVVEQNVTVVYVRVEIENPDARLKPGMNATCEFVVDRKEDVLMVPSEAVKEQDGKYYVQVMEGGKPVRRDVEIGLEGNDTIEIVSGLQEGVEVVTQIIQPQTQAQGSGGPPRGMGFPMFGGPPMRMR; this comes from the coding sequence ATGAAACGAGCGATTATCATCGCCGTGATACTGATTATCATCGTGGCTGGTGGTTCCATCGCGTGGAGCAGATTGCGCAATAACAACCAGCCCAAGCCCGAATACCGTACGGCGAAGGTTGAGCGCGGCACAGTCACCAAGTCGGTAACCGCTGAGGGTACGCTACAGCCGCTAACGGTGGTGGACGTGAAGTCCAAGGCAGGTGGCATGGTGACTCAGCTGGCGGTGGACGTCGGCTCGGAGGTGAAAGCCGGGCAGCTGATTGCTCGCATTGACCCCACCGACACCATGACTGTATTCGAGCAGGCGCAAGCAGACCTGCAGGCAGCGGAGGCGCGTGAATTGCAGTCGCGCCTGAACCTGCAGCTGCAAAGCGTGCAGAGCGAGGTAGCCGTGCTACAGGCGCGGGCGAACCTCGAAGCGGCGAAGGCGCGTCTGGAACAGGCACGCCGCCAGCTGGCGATGCAACCCAAATTAAGCCAGGCAGCCATCCAGCAGGCGGAGGCGAGCTACGAGACTGCGCAAGAGAACCTGCGCCAGCTGAAGGAGGTTACCATCCCGCAGACGCGCACCGAGGTGCAGGCGCAATACGACCAGGCAAAGGCGAACTACGAGAACGCCGAGAAGAATCTGGCACGTCAAGAGGAGCTGCTTCGAAAGGGCTTCGTGTCGCAGCAGGCGGTGGATACCGCCCGCACACAACGCGATGTGGCGAAGGCGCAGTTCGACACGGCGCAGAAACGGTTGTCCATGCTGGAGCGCGACCTGCAAACCACCCTGCGCAACGCCGAACGGCGTCTGGAAGAAGCGCGAGCCGCGCTGGAGTCGGCGCGCACCAACGCCGAGCAGGTCGCACTTCGCGAAGCGGATGTGATGCAGGCAGAGGCGGCGGTTCGACAGGCGGAAGCCGCCCTCAAGCAGGCGGAGGCAAACGCCCTGCAGAACCGTATCCGCGAGGCAGACATCCGTTCCGCGCAGGCGCAAAAGGTGCGCAGCAAAGCCAGCCTGCAGAACGCGCAGGAGCAGTTGCGCAGCACCACCATCGTCGCCCCTCGTGATGGCATCGTGATTAAGAAGTTCGTGGAAGAGGGAACTATCGTCCCGCCCGGAACCAACGTCTTCTCGCAGGGAACCAGCATCGTGCAGATTGCCGACGTGAGCCGCATGTTCGTGGACGTGCAGGTCGACGAAACCGACATCGCCTTCATCCAGACGGGGCAGAAGGTGGATGTCACCTTAGATGCCTACCCCAGCGAAATCTTTGAAGGCACGGTAACCCGCATCGACCCGCAGGCAGTGGTCGAGCAGAACGTGACGGTGGTCTACGTGCGGGTGGAGATCGAGAACCCCGATGCCCGCCTCAAGCCCGGCATGAACGCCACCTGCGAGTTCGTGGTCGACCGCAAAGAGGATGTGCTGATGGTGCCTTCGGAGGCAGTCAAGGAGCAGGACGGCAAATACTACGTGCAGGTGATGGAAGGCGGTAAGCCCGTGCGCCGCGACGTGGAAATCGGTCTGGAAGGCAACGACACCATCGAAATCGTCAGCGGATTGCAGGAGGGCGTGGAGGTGGTCACGCAGATTATCCAGCCGCAAACGCAGGCGCAAGGCAGCGGAGGTCCGCCTCGGGGAATGGGCTTCCCCATGTTCGGCGGTCCGCCGATGCGCATGAGATAG
- a CDS encoding ABC transporter permease, whose translation MNFVENFQIALRSLLANKLRSSLTMLGIIIGVGAVIAMISVAQGAREQTMQRIQQLGTNVLVVFPGQQRMGAAFGGFGSMQILKPEDVDAIRRSCPSVRAASPEVRRNAQVKYKNRNTNTNVSGVSPEYSEIRNYPVQQGRFITQREVDSMARVCVIGQTVYENLFNGSSCIGKTIRIRGVSFKVVGLLAPKGAQGFGNPDDIIFVPYTTAMRRLFGMDFINSISVQAVSEERMNAAYQEVENIMRRRQRLNPGQENNFRIMNQAEFVQTAEDVSRTFTLLLAGIASVSLLVGGIGIMNIMLVSVTERTREIGIRKAVGAKRRDILLQFLIEAMTLSLVGGLIGVAAGLGASYVLASASGWQVHITMQPILLAFGFSAAVGIFFGIYPAQKASALNPIEALRYE comes from the coding sequence ATGAACTTCGTGGAGAACTTCCAGATAGCCCTGCGTAGCCTGCTGGCGAACAAGCTGCGCTCGTCGCTGACCATGCTCGGCATCATCATCGGTGTGGGAGCGGTCATCGCCATGATTTCGGTGGCGCAGGGCGCACGCGAGCAGACCATGCAGCGCATCCAGCAGCTGGGCACGAACGTGCTGGTGGTGTTCCCCGGTCAGCAGCGCATGGGGGCAGCGTTTGGGGGCTTCGGCTCGATGCAAATCCTGAAGCCGGAGGACGTGGACGCCATCCGGCGCAGTTGCCCCTCGGTGCGCGCGGCGTCGCCGGAGGTGCGTCGCAACGCGCAGGTGAAGTACAAGAACCGCAACACCAACACCAATGTCAGCGGCGTGTCGCCTGAGTATTCCGAAATCCGCAACTACCCCGTGCAGCAGGGGCGTTTCATCACCCAGCGCGAGGTGGATAGCATGGCGCGGGTGTGCGTCATCGGGCAAACGGTGTACGAGAACCTGTTTAACGGCTCCTCGTGCATCGGTAAGACCATCCGCATCCGCGGCGTCAGCTTCAAGGTGGTGGGCTTGCTCGCGCCCAAAGGGGCGCAGGGCTTTGGCAACCCCGATGACATCATCTTCGTGCCCTATACCACCGCCATGCGTCGTCTGTTTGGGATGGATTTTATCAACAGTATCAGTGTGCAGGCGGTGAGTGAGGAGCGCATGAACGCCGCGTATCAGGAGGTAGAGAACATCATGCGCCGCCGCCAACGCCTGAACCCCGGTCAGGAGAACAACTTCCGCATCATGAATCAGGCGGAGTTCGTGCAGACGGCAGAGGATGTGTCGCGCACGTTCACGCTGCTGCTGGCGGGCATCGCAAGCGTGTCGCTGCTGGTGGGCGGTATCGGCATTATGAACATCATGCTGGTGTCGGTTACCGAGCGCACGCGCGAAATCGGCATCCGCAAGGCGGTCGGCGCAAAACGGCGAGACATCCTTCTGCAGTTCCTGATTGAGGCGATGACGCTGAGCCTCGTTGGAGGATTGATCGGTGTTGCCGCCGGACTGGGGGCGTCGTACGTGCTGGCAAGCGCGTCTGGCTGGCAGGTGCACATCACGATGCAACCTATCCTGCTGGCGTTCGGCTTTTCGGCAGCAGTGGGCATCTTCTTCGGCATCTATCCGGCGCAAAAGGCGTCGGCTCTCAATCCGATAGAAGCATTGCGCTACGAGTAA
- a CDS encoding tetratricopeptide repeat protein — translation MKFCDHCLAPLSQNATHCPECGLPVTSGTDDPLLIAEEERLVNPRLAHANLLRMRGQWEEAMRVCADVLRQFPSNVHAHALMGDIYRDQGNLEEAAQWYKLALDLAPDSVVDRRRLEQVQQELELRQKAQSQSQEVEHLQRQARTLRIFSASVLGAAVLIAIGITWAFQSRIAGRSAPAPVSITTTRLPMEASGATTLPAPEPNADNSPVTPAATPQQPATTVKTDSHPRTEDDLLAEKVKEWLLQHEIKPSVLATAYDPLANHLLVTFGYDSDAGKDTLYRTAWLAAAAAFAIQPDVQTVRIRCMVPVSSHAGEKVLVLGFAADIPRKQMPPQPEGTPAKDIPAFFQNAYYNPAAGLAPEVR, via the coding sequence ATGAAGTTCTGTGACCATTGCCTGGCACCACTGAGCCAGAATGCGACGCATTGCCCGGAGTGCGGTCTTCCGGTCACCTCCGGCACGGATGACCCGCTGCTGATTGCCGAAGAGGAACGCCTGGTCAACCCGCGTCTGGCGCACGCCAACCTGTTGCGAATGCGTGGGCAGTGGGAAGAGGCGATGCGCGTGTGTGCCGATGTGCTGCGCCAGTTCCCCAGCAACGTGCACGCCCACGCACTGATGGGCGATATCTACCGGGACCAAGGGAACCTGGAAGAGGCGGCACAGTGGTATAAACTCGCTTTAGACCTTGCTCCCGACAGCGTGGTAGACCGCCGCCGTCTGGAACAGGTGCAGCAGGAGCTGGAGCTGCGCCAGAAGGCGCAGAGCCAGTCGCAGGAGGTAGAACACCTGCAAAGGCAAGCGCGAACGTTGCGCATCTTCAGCGCATCGGTACTGGGAGCGGCAGTGCTTATCGCCATCGGCATCACATGGGCGTTCCAGAGCCGGATAGCAGGACGTTCGGCTCCTGCCCCGGTCAGCATCACCACCACTCGTCTGCCGATGGAAGCATCCGGCGCAACTACCCTGCCTGCACCTGAACCCAACGCCGATAACTCTCCAGTTACTCCCGCTGCAACTCCTCAACAGCCCGCTACAACGGTCAAAACAGACTCTCATCCGCGCACGGAGGATGACCTGCTGGCAGAGAAAGTGAAAGAGTGGCTGCTCCAGCACGAGATAAAGCCCTCTGTGCTGGCAACGGCATATGACCCGCTGGCGAATCACCTGCTCGTCACCTTCGGTTACGATTCAGACGCAGGCAAAGACACCCTTTACCGCACTGCCTGGCTGGCAGCCGCCGCCGCTTTTGCCATACAACCCGATGTCCAGACCGTCCGGATACGCTGCATGGTACCGGTAAGCAGCCATGCGGGAGAGAAGGTGCTGGTGCTGGGGTTCGCCGCCGACATCCCGCGCAAGCAGATGCCGCCGCAGCCTGAAGGTACTCCCGCGAAAGACATCCCCGCCTTCTTCCAGAACGCCTACTACAACCCGGCGGCGGGTCTGGCACCTGAGGTACGTTAG